In one window of Spartinivicinus marinus DNA:
- the xdhB gene encoding xanthine dehydrogenase molybdopterin binding subunit, giving the protein MRKLTELDMTQVTSPIKGAVGQAEKHESAHKHVTGEAIYVDDQISAANQLHAAVGKSQIAHGKIKSMDLTAVYAAEGVVAVATASDVPGQLDIGPVYPGDKLLVDDTIEFYGQPLFAVAALSHQQALQAAQLALVEYEPLPAILDITDALKQQSFVRPPHIMKRNNATEAIANAPHNITGRIVIGGQEHFYLEGQVANAIPTEDDGMLILTSSQHPSEVQKLVAEILGIPFNLVTVDMRRMGGGFGGKETQAAPWACLAALLAKITQQPVKLRLNRGDDMIMTGKRHPFDNNYHIGFDHQGRILGAEITINGDCGYSPDLSDAIVDRAMFHADNAYYLDQVKIIGNRCKTHKVSNTAFRGFGGPQGMITIEAAIDDIARYLGKDPLSIRKMNFYDGYCKTRTSSTEGFHKTSLTEGANYIKPAEGFHIKQPAEGSRHTTPYYQVVEQNVIPELVNQLEQSADYQQRRKQIVAFNQQNEVLKKGLSLTPVKFGISFTVQHLNQAGALVHVYTDGSIHLNHGGTEMGQGLLTKVAQIVAEEFQVDIDTICVSATRTDKVPNTSPTAASSSTDLNGKAAQNAAQIIKKRLIEFVAQHFTIEPTEVVFINNHVRFGENTLNFAELVQLAYRNRVSLSATGYYRTPKIHYDRNKAAGRPFFYFASGAAVSEVLIDTLTGEYKVLRVDILHDVGKSLNPAIDIGQIEGGFIQGMGWLTTEELVWNSQGQLMTTGPATYKIPAISDSPLDFRVKLFESTNQEATIYHSKAVGEPPFMLAISVWSAIRDAISSLSGYTISPQLHTPATPERVLQAVELIQTASKAGR; this is encoded by the coding sequence ATGCGTAAACTAACTGAACTTGATATGACTCAAGTAACTTCTCCTATTAAAGGAGCAGTTGGGCAAGCGGAAAAACATGAAAGTGCCCATAAGCATGTCACTGGTGAAGCGATATATGTTGATGACCAAATCAGTGCAGCAAATCAACTTCATGCAGCGGTTGGTAAAAGTCAAATTGCTCACGGCAAAATAAAGTCAATGGATTTAACGGCTGTCTATGCAGCCGAGGGAGTGGTTGCAGTGGCAACTGCCAGTGATGTACCCGGCCAATTAGATATTGGCCCCGTATATCCAGGTGATAAACTGTTGGTTGATGACACTATCGAGTTTTATGGACAACCCCTGTTTGCCGTAGCCGCCCTCTCCCATCAACAAGCCTTACAAGCTGCTCAATTAGCCCTGGTTGAATACGAACCGCTACCAGCCATTCTCGATATTACCGATGCATTAAAACAACAAAGCTTCGTCCGCCCGCCCCACATCATGAAAAGAAATAATGCTACCGAAGCTATTGCCAATGCTCCACATAACATAACTGGTCGTATAGTGATTGGAGGACAAGAACACTTTTATTTAGAGGGCCAAGTCGCTAACGCTATCCCTACAGAAGATGACGGAATGCTAATACTGACGTCTAGTCAACATCCATCAGAAGTGCAAAAACTGGTGGCTGAAATATTGGGGATTCCTTTTAACTTAGTCACCGTGGATATGCGCAGAATGGGGGGAGGCTTTGGAGGCAAAGAAACTCAAGCGGCCCCTTGGGCTTGTTTAGCTGCTTTGTTAGCCAAAATAACTCAACAGCCTGTAAAACTTCGTTTAAATCGGGGCGATGATATGATTATGACAGGCAAACGCCACCCCTTTGACAATAATTATCATATAGGCTTTGACCACCAAGGACGCATTTTAGGTGCTGAAATTACCATAAATGGTGACTGTGGTTACTCCCCCGATTTATCCGATGCTATTGTCGACCGTGCGATGTTCCATGCAGATAATGCTTATTATCTTGATCAAGTCAAAATTATTGGTAACCGCTGTAAGACACATAAAGTATCTAATACCGCCTTTCGTGGGTTTGGCGGCCCTCAAGGCATGATCACCATTGAAGCGGCAATTGACGATATTGCCCGCTACTTAGGTAAAGACCCATTAAGCATTCGTAAAATGAATTTTTATGACGGCTATTGCAAAACAAGGACTTCATCTACGGAAGGCTTTCATAAAACATCACTTACTGAGGGCGCTAATTATATAAAACCTGCTGAAGGCTTTCATATAAAACAACCCGCTGAAGGCTCTCGACACACCACCCCCTATTATCAGGTGGTGGAGCAGAATGTTATTCCTGAGCTGGTTAATCAGCTAGAACAAAGTGCCGATTACCAGCAGCGTCGTAAGCAAATCGTTGCTTTTAACCAACAAAATGAAGTTCTAAAAAAAGGGCTATCATTAACCCCCGTCAAGTTTGGTATTTCCTTTACTGTACAACACCTGAATCAAGCAGGAGCCTTAGTACATGTGTATACCGATGGCAGCATTCATTTAAACCATGGTGGTACCGAAATGGGGCAAGGTCTGTTGACCAAAGTGGCTCAAATTGTTGCAGAAGAGTTCCAGGTGGACATTGATACCATTTGCGTGTCAGCCACCCGAACAGATAAAGTCCCAAATACTTCGCCAACTGCCGCTTCTTCTAGCACTGACCTTAACGGTAAAGCAGCACAAAATGCAGCACAAATTATTAAAAAGCGTTTAATTGAATTTGTCGCTCAACATTTTACAATTGAACCAACAGAGGTTGTTTTTATCAATAACCACGTCAGATTTGGTGAAAACACCCTCAATTTTGCTGAGCTAGTACAGCTTGCTTATCGTAATCGAGTTTCACTGTCAGCCACGGGTTATTATCGCACCCCAAAAATTCATTACGACCGCAATAAAGCTGCGGGTCGACCTTTTTTTTACTTCGCCAGTGGTGCAGCCGTCTCAGAGGTGTTGATTGATACCCTCACAGGTGAATATAAAGTATTGAGAGTGGATATTTTGCATGATGTGGGTAAGTCCCTTAATCCAGCTATTGATATTGGCCAAATTGAAGGTGGCTTTATCCAAGGAATGGGCTGGCTGACAACAGAAGAACTGGTATGGAATAGCCAAGGACAATTAATGACTACCGGCCCTGCCACATACAAAATTCCAGCCATTAGTGATTCACCCCTCGACTTTCGTGTAAAACTGTTTGAAAGCACTAATCAAGAAGCCACAATTTACCACTCTAAAGCGGTAGGAGAACCGCCTTTTATGCTGGCTATTTCTGTTTGGTCAGCTATTCGAGATGCCATTTCCAGTTTATCTGGTTACACCATTAGCCCCCAACTACACACACCTGCAACACCAGAGCGTGTCTTACAAGCTGTTGAGTTAATCCAAACCGCAAGCAAAGCAGGTCGTTAA
- the xdhA gene encoding xanthine dehydrogenase small subunit, with translation MPKIIKFLLDDTVQTVENINPNTTVLNYLRHYLNRCGTKEGCGSGDCGACTVVVGELVGETLHYKSINACITFLASLHGKQLVTVESLQATNQLHPVQQAIVDFHGSQCGFCTPGFVMSLYALAKNYPVPSKTQIFTALSGNLCRCTGYRAIVNAAAHVAKFPPPQASDQQSASIVAQLKSINTDQITSLTDGHNQYFAPRSIRQLIDLLQHYPDARLLVGGTDLALLVTQQQQQFNTLINLGNVAELTTIKETVDTVIIGSAVTYNHCFQLLEKQYPEITKMLERLGSQQIRNQGSIGGNIGNASPIGDMPPVLIAVGACLTLRQANSSRQIAIADYFLDYKVTDLQPGEFIQAIHIPKAKPGYQLKIYKISKRFDDDISAILGAFYIKLKDNQIKDIHIAFGGMAAIPKRASHCETALLHQPWTAQTITAATATLTQDFKPLSDVRASANYRMQVAQNLLWKCFLEVSNPSSIIRITDYA, from the coding sequence ATGCCCAAGATAATAAAGTTTCTGCTTGATGACACCGTGCAGACAGTCGAAAACATAAACCCTAATACCACGGTACTTAACTATTTGCGTCACTATTTAAACCGTTGCGGAACCAAAGAAGGCTGTGGCTCTGGGGACTGCGGAGCCTGTACCGTTGTGGTAGGTGAACTAGTCGGTGAAACACTTCATTATAAGTCTATTAATGCTTGCATTACTTTTCTTGCCAGCTTACATGGTAAACAATTAGTTACCGTTGAAAGTTTACAAGCGACCAACCAGCTTCATCCCGTACAGCAGGCTATAGTTGACTTTCACGGCTCCCAATGTGGTTTTTGCACCCCCGGTTTTGTAATGTCCTTGTATGCACTGGCAAAAAATTATCCTGTACCTTCCAAAACGCAAATATTCACTGCGTTATCAGGCAATCTATGCCGATGTACGGGCTATCGGGCCATTGTGAATGCAGCAGCCCATGTGGCTAAGTTCCCTCCACCTCAAGCCAGTGACCAACAATCCGCTTCTATTGTTGCCCAATTAAAATCAATAAACACAGATCAAATCACGAGTTTAACGGATGGGCACAATCAGTATTTTGCTCCTCGCTCCATTCGACAACTGATAGATCTTCTACAACATTACCCTGATGCCCGATTACTAGTAGGAGGTACAGACCTAGCGTTGTTAGTTACTCAACAACAGCAGCAGTTTAATACGCTTATTAACCTTGGAAATGTTGCTGAACTCACCACTATCAAAGAAACCGTCGATACTGTAATCATTGGCTCAGCTGTCACTTACAACCATTGTTTTCAACTATTGGAAAAACAATACCCAGAAATAACTAAAATGTTGGAACGGCTTGGCTCACAGCAAATTCGTAATCAAGGAAGCATTGGCGGTAATATTGGCAATGCCTCTCCCATTGGTGATATGCCACCCGTGCTCATTGCCGTTGGTGCTTGCCTGACCTTACGCCAGGCAAATAGTAGTCGCCAGATTGCGATTGCTGATTACTTCCTCGATTATAAGGTGACTGATTTACAACCCGGTGAATTTATTCAAGCTATTCACATCCCAAAGGCCAAGCCTGGCTATCAATTAAAAATATATAAAATATCGAAGCGCTTCGATGATGACATTTCAGCGATATTGGGTGCTTTTTATATAAAATTGAAAGACAACCAGATAAAAGATATTCATATTGCTTTTGGAGGAATGGCTGCAATTCCCAAGCGGGCCAGCCATTGTGAAACTGCATTGCTTCATCAACCATGGACGGCTCAAACCATTACCGCAGCAACAGCAACATTAACCCAGGATTTTAAACCTCTAAGTGATGTTAGAGCATCAGCAAACTATCGCATGCAAGTCGCTCAAAATCTGTTATGGAAGTGCTTTTTAGAAGTGAGTAACCCTTCTTCTATTATCAGGATAACAGATTATGCGTAA
- a CDS encoding di-heme-cytochrome C peroxidase, producing MLIHHFLLTLWKFIKKKLHLASKVIAVIAVTMVVALIIGKAYQHWDDDPERGAVAVDNGAFGESYKTPIYLEQGWSEADSLWFYNTTQGSGLLPYDFFLVLEQVDSQALFRATSNIDKFRYLPQKPTFFNPDGLPVGFVKDTYQGHDYMGFTCAACHTGQVNYQGKAIRIDGGPSMADMVGLLTSLQKAMEATLDDPNKFERFANNVIALDNNYTDRQQVKQDLLRWNDNITLYNILNYSHVNYGYARLDAFGRIYNRVLQHVQNKSQVRDVLTLLKRPSHRQFLAKEEIDKVLDGINETIIDDEQFATIIRRLASKEPGYPALSFRDLLRVRNALFNEPNAPVSYPFLWDIPQSDFVQWNGLASNAGLGPLGRNTGEVIGVFGILDWEEKEPSFSLAAWLSGQSNKKKQVDFKSSINLTNLKRLENQLRSLQSPKWPEHIFGKLDPQQVEKGRLIYAQYCQSCHELIDRAAWDRLMVAKMSSIDLVGTDIAMASNSVNYIGNAGNFKHIYQGTDVGDVIVAQTAPVVQILTAVTTGVVATPDPDKIFLRRWLDWVYTLGMSFFDNTIKASVKAGNYQPDTTAKPYQSLLSYKARSLNGIWATAPYLHNGSVPSLYDLLLPKKQPNDPEDGKYRPDSFMVGSREFDPKKVGFKYTGYQGTEFKTFIAGNKNSGHEYAAGKTPQMDGTKLPPLTEEQRWQLIEYLKSI from the coding sequence ATGCTCATACATCACTTTCTATTGACTCTGTGGAAATTTATTAAAAAAAAGCTACATCTTGCTAGTAAAGTGATAGCCGTAATTGCTGTTACTATGGTGGTAGCTTTAATTATTGGAAAAGCATATCAGCACTGGGATGATGATCCTGAGCGGGGAGCAGTTGCTGTTGACAATGGCGCATTTGGCGAAAGTTATAAAACACCTATTTACCTTGAGCAAGGATGGTCAGAAGCAGACAGTTTATGGTTTTATAATACAACTCAAGGTTCAGGGTTATTACCCTATGATTTTTTCTTGGTTTTAGAACAGGTTGATTCACAAGCATTATTCCGGGCAACCAGCAATATTGACAAGTTTCGTTATTTACCACAAAAACCTACCTTTTTTAACCCAGATGGACTGCCTGTTGGTTTTGTTAAAGATACTTATCAAGGCCATGACTATATGGGGTTTACATGTGCTGCTTGTCATACCGGTCAGGTGAATTATCAGGGTAAGGCCATTCGGATTGATGGTGGTCCTTCCATGGCTGATATGGTGGGGCTGCTTACTTCACTGCAAAAAGCAATGGAAGCAACGCTGGATGATCCGAATAAATTTGAACGTTTTGCCAACAATGTGATTGCCCTGGATAATAACTACACTGATAGGCAACAGGTTAAGCAAGATTTACTCAGGTGGAATGACAATATCACACTATATAATATTTTAAACTATAGTCATGTTAACTATGGTTATGCTCGGTTAGATGCTTTCGGACGCATTTATAACCGGGTGTTGCAGCATGTACAGAATAAATCCCAGGTTAGGGATGTACTAACCCTGTTAAAAAGGCCTTCTCATCGGCAATTTCTGGCCAAAGAAGAAATAGATAAAGTATTAGATGGTATTAACGAAACCATTATTGATGATGAACAGTTTGCAACCATTATTCGTCGATTAGCGTCAAAAGAGCCAGGCTATCCTGCTTTAAGTTTCAGAGATTTATTGCGTGTACGAAATGCACTCTTTAATGAGCCAAATGCGCCAGTGAGTTATCCTTTTTTATGGGATATCCCTCAATCAGATTTTGTTCAGTGGAATGGTTTGGCAAGCAATGCGGGGCTTGGTCCATTGGGTCGTAATACGGGTGAAGTGATAGGGGTATTTGGGATTTTAGACTGGGAGGAAAAAGAGCCTAGTTTCAGTCTGGCGGCATGGCTTTCAGGACAAAGTAATAAAAAGAAGCAAGTCGATTTTAAATCATCAATTAATTTAACTAATTTGAAACGCTTAGAAAACCAGTTAAGAAGTTTGCAGTCTCCAAAGTGGCCAGAACATATATTCGGCAAACTTGATCCACAACAAGTGGAAAAAGGACGGTTGATTTATGCGCAGTATTGTCAAAGCTGCCATGAACTCATAGATCGTGCGGCTTGGGATCGTTTAATGGTGGCTAAAATGTCCAGTATTGATTTGGTGGGTACTGACATTGCGATGGCGAGTAACAGCGTAAATTATATTGGTAATGCAGGTAATTTTAAACACATCTATCAAGGGACAGATGTTGGGGATGTGATTGTTGCCCAAACAGCACCTGTTGTGCAAATTCTAACAGCCGTCACCACGGGTGTGGTTGCAACACCAGATCCTGATAAGATTTTCTTACGGCGCTGGTTAGACTGGGTATATACATTAGGTATGTCATTTTTTGATAATACTATAAAAGCAAGTGTTAAAGCAGGAAACTATCAGCCAGATACTACAGCAAAGCCTTATCAATCACTGTTATCTTATAAAGCTCGATCACTGAATGGCATTTGGGCAACGGCACCTTATTTGCACAATGGCTCAGTACCTAGCCTATATGATTTATTATTACCAAAAAAACAACCGAACGATCCTGAGGATGGAAAATATCGGCCTGATAGCTTTATGGTGGGCAGTCGAGAATTTGATCCGAAAAAAGTCGGCTTTAAATACACTGGATATCAAGGTACAGAGTTTAAAACTTTTATAGCAGGCAATAAGAATAGTGGCCATGAATATGCAGCTGGGAAAACGCCGCAGATGGACGGTACGAAACTGCCACCATTAACTGAGGAGCAGCGGTGGCAGCTAATTGAATATCTTAAGAGTATATAA
- a CDS encoding DUF4212 domain-containing protein → MAFENKEKAKAYWKENIHLMLKLLTIWFVVSFGCGILFVEVLNAIQIGGFKLGFWFSQQGAIYVFIGLIFVYVGKMNKLDRKYNVQED, encoded by the coding sequence ATGGCCTTTGAAAATAAAGAAAAAGCCAAGGCATATTGGAAAGAGAATATTCACTTAATGCTGAAATTGTTGACGATATGGTTTGTGGTGTCTTTTGGTTGCGGTATTTTATTTGTAGAGGTGTTGAACGCAATTCAAATAGGTGGATTTAAATTGGGCTTTTGGTTTTCTCAGCAGGGTGCTATTTACGTCTTCATTGGGTTAATTTTTGTCTATGTAGGAAAAATGAACAAGCTTGATCGTAAATATAACGTACAAGAAGACTAG
- a CDS encoding sodium:solute symporter family protein yields MDIQTLTFLFVGTSFALYIGIAIWAKAGSTSDFYIAGGGVHPVANGMATAADWMSAASFISMAGLISFMGYDGTVYLMGWTGGYVLLALCLAPYLRKFSKFTVPDFIGDRYYSQAARTVAVVCAIFISFTYIAGQMRGVGVVFSRFLEVDIISGVFIGMAVVFFYAILGGMKGITYTQVAQYCVLIFAYLVPAVFISILMTNNPIPQLGFGDMLADGSGIYLLDKLDGLSTELGFSEYTQGNKSMIDVFFITAALMVGTAGLPHVIVRFFTVPKVRDARKSAGWALLFIALLYTTAPAVATFARVNMISTINGPDGQGTLYEDTPSWVENWQQTGLITWTDKNEDGRMFYSGDERNEMSIDRDIMVLANPEIANLPAWVIALVAAGAIAAALSTSAGLLLVISTSVSHDLLKRNLMPGISDKQELRYARIAAAVAIGIAGYLGINPPGFVAQVVAFAFGLAASSFFPAIVMGIFFKKMNKEGAICGMLTGIIFTAAYIVYFKFLNPSANTADHWLLGISPEGIGTLGMLLNFSVALIVNRLTLDSPQHVQDMVESIRFPKGAGGVQAH; encoded by the coding sequence ATGGATATTCAAACGTTAACTTTTTTGTTTGTGGGTACTTCCTTTGCGCTTTATATAGGCATTGCTATTTGGGCCAAGGCTGGATCAACAAGTGACTTTTATATTGCTGGTGGTGGTGTTCATCCTGTTGCCAATGGAATGGCGACTGCAGCTGACTGGATGTCAGCTGCTTCATTTATTTCGATGGCAGGGCTCATTTCGTTTATGGGATATGATGGTACCGTTTATTTGATGGGGTGGACGGGTGGCTATGTACTGTTAGCCTTGTGTTTAGCGCCGTACTTACGCAAATTCAGTAAATTTACGGTTCCCGACTTTATTGGTGATCGTTACTATTCTCAGGCCGCACGGACAGTTGCGGTTGTTTGTGCAATATTTATTTCCTTTACCTATATTGCAGGACAAATGCGTGGGGTAGGCGTTGTATTCTCTCGCTTTTTAGAAGTAGACATTATCAGTGGTGTGTTTATTGGTATGGCTGTGGTGTTTTTTTATGCCATTTTAGGTGGCATGAAAGGTATTACCTATACGCAAGTAGCCCAATATTGTGTACTGATATTTGCTTATTTGGTGCCCGCTGTTTTTATATCGATTTTAATGACCAATAACCCTATTCCTCAACTTGGTTTTGGTGATATGTTAGCTGACGGCTCGGGTATTTATTTACTTGATAAGCTCGATGGGTTATCTACTGAGCTTGGATTTTCAGAATATACCCAGGGTAATAAAAGCATGATTGATGTGTTTTTTATTACAGCTGCGCTAATGGTGGGTACCGCGGGCTTACCTCATGTTATCGTCCGCTTTTTTACTGTTCCTAAAGTACGTGATGCAAGAAAGTCTGCTGGTTGGGCTTTATTATTTATAGCACTTTTGTATACCACTGCACCTGCGGTTGCGACCTTTGCCAGAGTGAATATGATTAGTACCATTAATGGACCTGACGGGCAGGGTACTTTATATGAAGATACTCCAAGCTGGGTTGAAAATTGGCAGCAAACAGGCTTAATCACTTGGACTGATAAGAACGAAGATGGTCGTATGTTCTATTCCGGTGATGAGCGTAATGAAATGTCTATCGACCGTGATATTATGGTTTTGGCAAACCCTGAAATTGCTAACTTACCAGCATGGGTAATTGCGTTAGTGGCTGCGGGTGCAATTGCAGCGGCATTATCGACTTCAGCAGGTTTGTTATTGGTAATATCAACGTCAGTTTCCCATGATTTATTGAAAAGAAACTTAATGCCAGGTATTAGTGATAAACAAGAATTACGCTACGCGAGAATTGCAGCCGCTGTAGCTATAGGAATCGCGGGTTATTTAGGTATTAACCCCCCGGGGTTTGTTGCTCAAGTTGTTGCGTTTGCGTTTGGTTTGGCTGCCTCCTCTTTTTTTCCAGCTATTGTCATGGGCATCTTTTTTAAGAAAATGAATAAAGAAGGTGCTATCTGTGGTATGTTAACGGGGATAATATTTACGGCCGCTTATATAGTTTATTTTAAGTTTTTAAACCCATCCGCGAATACGGCTGACCATTGGTTATTGGGTATTTCACCTGAAGGAATAGGTACCTTAGGGATGTTGCTGAATTTTTCCGTGGCTTTAATTGTTAATCGATTGACTCTTGATTCACCACAACATGTTCAAGATATGGTTGAAAGTATTCGTTTTCCCAAGGGGGCAGGAGGGGTACAAGCTCACTGA
- a CDS encoding cytochrome-c peroxidase — translation MIKTGFLTIISVVLTLANTVPVSASKRYNEPIKPIPADMKYDKQKVELGKKLFFDPRLSKSGWLSCNSCHNLAMGGDDNLPSSIGHQWQLGPINSPTVLNAKFNLAQFWDGRAKDLQEQAAGPIANPGEMASSHQLAVATLQSIPSYQSLFEQVYGVKKITINEVTDAIATFEETLVTPNSRFDQWLLGNEKAITQVEKEGYALFKVKGCVSCHNGVGVGGNTYQKFGLVKTYSKDEENLGRYNVTKQEADKYVFKVPLLRNIELTAPYFHDGSVWSLREAVNVMAEYQLGLKLSVPETEKIVAFLKTLTGKQPQIIYPVLPPETVKTPKPDRS, via the coding sequence ATGATAAAAACTGGTTTTTTAACAATAATATCCGTCGTTTTAACATTGGCCAATACAGTCCCTGTATCAGCCTCTAAGCGATATAATGAGCCAATTAAGCCTATACCAGCTGATATGAAGTACGACAAACAGAAAGTTGAGTTGGGGAAGAAGTTATTCTTTGATCCAAGGCTTTCGAAATCGGGTTGGTTGAGCTGTAATTCATGTCACAATTTAGCGATGGGAGGTGATGACAACTTACCTAGTTCCATTGGTCATCAATGGCAACTTGGTCCTATTAATTCGCCCACGGTACTTAATGCGAAGTTTAATCTTGCTCAGTTTTGGGATGGGCGTGCAAAAGACTTACAAGAACAGGCGGCTGGCCCTATTGCCAATCCTGGTGAGATGGCTTCTAGTCATCAGTTAGCGGTAGCGACATTACAGTCTATTCCAAGTTATCAGAGCCTGTTTGAGCAAGTGTATGGTGTAAAGAAAATAACCATTAATGAAGTGACGGATGCCATTGCTACATTTGAAGAAACATTGGTTACACCTAACTCTCGTTTTGATCAATGGCTACTGGGAAATGAAAAAGCAATTACCCAAGTGGAAAAAGAAGGGTATGCGTTATTTAAAGTAAAAGGCTGTGTCAGTTGCCATAATGGCGTTGGGGTAGGGGGGAATACCTATCAGAAATTTGGTCTAGTCAAGACTTATTCAAAGGATGAAGAAAATTTGGGAAGATATAATGTTACTAAACAAGAAGCAGATAAATATGTTTTTAAAGTGCCATTACTACGAAATATTGAGCTAACAGCCCCTTACTTTCATGATGGTAGTGTCTGGAGTTTAAGAGAAGCGGTGAATGTGATGGCTGAATACCAGTTAGGACTCAAACTTTCAGTACCTGAAACAGAAAAAATAGTGGCTTTTTTGAAAACGTTAACGGGTAAACAACCCCAAATTATCTATCCAGTCTTACCACCTGAAACGGTTAAAACACCTAAGCCTGATAGAAGCTAA
- a CDS encoding substrate-binding periplasmic protein: MKKSAAILAFLLYSHQAITETLYVCGHQSYAPFMWLEQNKIVGVGTDVAKVIFKEHGITINNDYRGPWKRCLANIKLGKTDLLVAAYKTTAREEYAVYSKVPLAKDANAIFVWKGKEFEFESIDNLKGKTVGRVIGGSLGEKIDSYFDQYLITERVRESHYNYMKLCKGRIDFFASGLYTAPIQLAKYGFLGKIVPLEKPLNTEYLYMAISKKSKYKDIMPMLESALEKLKAKGVVEKLVKKNIDYYISKNVQSNKTITDDCQVVQSP; the protein is encoded by the coding sequence ATGAAAAAATCCGCAGCCATACTTGCTTTTCTTTTGTATAGCCACCAGGCTATCACGGAAACCTTATATGTGTGTGGTCACCAAAGTTATGCTCCCTTTATGTGGCTGGAGCAAAACAAGATTGTAGGAGTAGGAACTGATGTTGCGAAAGTTATTTTCAAGGAGCATGGTATAACAATTAATAATGATTATAGAGGTCCATGGAAGCGCTGTTTAGCCAATATTAAACTTGGAAAGACAGATTTGCTGGTTGCTGCATATAAAACAACAGCCAGAGAAGAGTATGCTGTATATTCTAAGGTACCGTTAGCAAAGGATGCCAATGCTATCTTTGTTTGGAAAGGCAAAGAGTTTGAATTTGAGTCTATTGATAACTTAAAAGGAAAAACTGTGGGACGAGTGATTGGAGGCAGCCTAGGAGAGAAAATAGACAGCTATTTTGACCAGTATCTGATCACTGAAAGAGTTAGGGAGTCGCATTATAACTATATGAAACTTTGTAAAGGAAGGATTGATTTTTTTGCATCTGGGCTATATACAGCGCCTATTCAGCTAGCCAAGTATGGTTTTTTAGGAAAAATAGTGCCTTTGGAAAAACCACTAAATACAGAGTATCTTTATATGGCTATTTCAAAAAAATCAAAATATAAAGATATTATGCCTATGTTGGAAAGTGCTCTCGAAAAACTAAAAGCAAAGGGTGTAGTCGAAAAGCTGGTTAAAAAAAACATAGACTACTATATCTCTAAAAATGTACAAAGTAATAAGACAATCACAGATGACTGTCAGGTTGTTCAATCGCCTTGA